Proteins encoded together in one Antennarius striatus isolate MH-2024 chromosome 13, ASM4005453v1, whole genome shotgun sequence window:
- the snx12 gene encoding sorting nexin-12 isoform X3, translated as MSTEPFKMGASLTETRGELVAWIRASVAGEWYKQTKILHKKTNLPIFKLKDSSVRRRYSDFEWLKNELERDSKIVVPSLPGKALKRQLPFRGDEGIFEGTFIEERRSGLEQFINRIAGHPLAQNERCLHMFLQEEIIDRNYIPGKVRH; from the exons ATGAGCACGGAGCCGTTCAAGATGGGCGCTAGTCTAACGGAGACCCGGGGGGAGCTAGTGGCCTGGATCCGGGCGTCAGTAGCGGGGGAATGGT acaaacaaaccaagatTCTTCACAAAAAG ACAAATCTTCCCATTTTCAAATTGAAGGATTCCTCTGTGAGAAGAAGATACAGTGACTTTGAATGGTTGAAGAATGAGTTGGAAAGAGACAGTAAG ATTGTAGTACCATCTCTGCCAGGGAAAGCCCTAAAGAGACAGTTGCCATTCCGTGGAGATGAAGGCATTTTTGAAGGGACCTTCATTGAGGAGCGGCGATCGGGCCTGGAGCAGTTCATCAATAG AATTGCAGGTCACCCCTTGGCCCAGAATGAGCGCTGTCTTCACATGTTTCTCCAAGAGGAAATAATTGACCGTAACTACATTCCTGGAAAAGTACGACACTAG
- the LOC137605962 gene encoding cytokine receptor common subunit gamma-like, producing MKLLLLLCLTVCVFAKEPPDVDCLVIHLKYVHCSWNQQGTPEVNYTFQSRFYKYKFSECATYLLENNTIVGCNQPYQDTLDRFSTFYTKLSHGNKSFLKDTKLKEKVKLNPPTNLTVQIGSDSNLWFYWNQTATNCVEHEVRYRINNKEWETSAVSAGRQSFCINLPSASSMHELKVKSKIDEDCGGSLYWSDWSKPVVWGSNNSTDPSQMNGLTSAWIPVLYVLGILTLIILVLMLLRQERVRIILLPVVPKPSLFPDVQDWNQLSKGLKESFSYNERACPVSEYCHVSQSDSESSDSTTSSVASDQTRCSLLVPMESDLFPPCSSSSSSVHISSEQAEKMSV from the exons ATGAAGCTGCTTTTACTTCTCTGTCTGACAGTCTGTGTGTTTGCCAAAGAACCACCAG ATGTTGATTGTTTGGTGATCCATCTGAAGTATGTTCACTGTTCCTGGAACCAGCAGGGGACCCCAGAAGTCAATTATACCTTCCAGAGCCG GTTTTATAAATACAAATTCAGTGAATGTGCTACTTATTTGCTGGAGAACAACACAATCGTTGGATGTAACCAACCCTATCAGGATACACTAGACAGGTTCTCTACGTTTTACACCAAACTGTCACATGGCAACAAGAGCTTTCTGAAGGACaccaaattaaaagaaaaag TCAAGTTAAATCCGCCAACCAATTTAACGGTCCAGATTGGATCTGACTCCAACCTGTGGTTTTACTGGAACCAGACTGCTACAAACTGTGTTGAGCATGAGGTTCGCTACAGGATCAATAACAAAGAATGGGAA ACTTCGGCGGTTTCAGCTGGACGACAGAGCTTCTGCATCAACTTGCCCTCCGCGAGTTCCATGCATGAACTTAAGGTGAAGAGTAAAATTGATGAAGACTGTGGAGGATCTTTATACTGGAGTGACTGGAGTAAGCCTGTGGTCTGGGGATCCAACAACAGCACAG ACCCCAGTCAAATGAATGGTTTGACCTCTGCATGGATACCGGTGCTGTATGTGTTGGGCATCCTCACCCTCATCATTCTGGTCTTGATGTTGCTGCGCCAGGAAAG GGTCAGAATAATCCTTTTGCCCGTGGTTCCCAAACCATCCCTCTTTCCTGATGTCCAG GATTGGAATCAACTCTCCAAAGGCCTGAAAGAGAGTTTTAGCTACAACGAGCGGGCCTGTCCAGTCAGTGAGTACTGTCATGTCTCCCAGTCTGACAGCGAGAGCTCTGACAGCACCACCTCCTCTGTCGCCTCCGACCAAACAAGATGCTCTCTCCTCGTCCCCATGGAGTCAGACTTGTTCCCgccctgctcctcttcctcttcctcagttcaCATCTCATCTGAGCAGGCAGAGAAGATGTCTGTTTAA
- the snx12 gene encoding sorting nexin-12 isoform X1 gives MSEVADTRRLNAKPQDLTDAYGPPSNFLEIDVYDPQIMGAGRCRYTSYGVRMRTNLPIFKLKDSSVRRRYSDFEWLKNELERDSKIVVPSLPGKALKRQLPFRGDEGIFEGTFIEERRSGLEQFINRIAGHPLAQNERCLHMFLQEEIIDRNYIPGKVRH, from the exons ATGTCAGAGGTGGCCGACACTCGCCGGTTGAACGCTAAGCCCCAGGACCTGACAGACGCATACGGCCCCCCCAGCAATTTCCTGGAAATAGACGTTTATGACCCACAAATCATGGGAGCTGGACGGTGCCGTTACACATCTTACGGAGTTCGCATGCGG ACAAATCTTCCCATTTTCAAATTGAAGGATTCCTCTGTGAGAAGAAGATACAGTGACTTTGAATGGTTGAAGAATGAGTTGGAAAGAGACAGTAAG ATTGTAGTACCATCTCTGCCAGGGAAAGCCCTAAAGAGACAGTTGCCATTCCGTGGAGATGAAGGCATTTTTGAAGGGACCTTCATTGAGGAGCGGCGATCGGGCCTGGAGCAGTTCATCAATAG AATTGCAGGTCACCCCTTGGCCCAGAATGAGCGCTGTCTTCACATGTTTCTCCAAGAGGAAATAATTGACCGTAACTACATTCCTGGAAAAGTACGACACTAG
- the snx12 gene encoding sorting nexin-12 isoform X2, which translates to MSEVADTRRLNAKPQDLTDAYGPPSNFLEIDVYDPQIMGAGRCRYTSYGVRMRTNLPIFKLKDSSVRRRYSDFEWLKNELERDSKIVVPSLPGKALKRQLPFRGDEGIFEGTFIEERRSGLEQFINRIAGHPLAQNERCLHMFLQEEIIDRNYIPGKV; encoded by the exons ATGTCAGAGGTGGCCGACACTCGCCGGTTGAACGCTAAGCCCCAGGACCTGACAGACGCATACGGCCCCCCCAGCAATTTCCTGGAAATAGACGTTTATGACCCACAAATCATGGGAGCTGGACGGTGCCGTTACACATCTTACGGAGTTCGCATGCGG ACAAATCTTCCCATTTTCAAATTGAAGGATTCCTCTGTGAGAAGAAGATACAGTGACTTTGAATGGTTGAAGAATGAGTTGGAAAGAGACAGTAAG ATTGTAGTACCATCTCTGCCAGGGAAAGCCCTAAAGAGACAGTTGCCATTCCGTGGAGATGAAGGCATTTTTGAAGGGACCTTCATTGAGGAGCGGCGATCGGGCCTGGAGCAGTTCATCAATAG AATTGCAGGTCACCCCTTGGCCCAGAATGAGCGCTGTCTTCACATGTTTCTCCAAGAGGAAATAATTGACCGTAACTACATTCCTGGAAAA gtATGA
- the slc7a3a gene encoding solute carrier family 7, member 3, whose product MASKFAKFGKVLLRRRALNSSGEESQFARCLSTLDLIALGVGSTLGAGVYVLAGEVAREKAGPAIVLCFLIAALSSMLAGLCYAEFGARVPKTGSAYLYSYVTVGEIWAFITGWNLILSYVIGTASVARAWSSNFDNLVEQKISGFFKSSMSMKVPGGVLAEYPDLFALILILLLTGLLAFGVSESALVNKIFTGINLVVLGFVIISGFVKGDVTNWNLTEQDYITFKNWTNISRTQIEKEFGSGGFAPFGLAGILSGAATCFYAFVGFDCIATTSEEAKNPMRSIPIGIVASLLICFFAYFGVSAALTMMMPYYALNIQSPLPEAFTHVGWAPAKYIVAVGSLCALSTSLLGSMFPMPRVIYAMAEDGLLFRFLSRMNTRTKTPALATVVSGIVAALMAFLFDLGALVDLMSIGTLLAYSLVAICVLILRYQPSDLNTSSQMEKLVELVEGEKVAVGGGDNGEDYSMETEGRPLRETFSFKMLLCPSRNIPTKISGNIVYITTAVISVFITILCVILATWLEEILSGHAGVLVACVFFVLLCGACVIIIWRQPESKEAINFKVPLLPWLPLFSVFVNIYLMMQLDQSTWIRFAIWMIIGFAIYFFYGIKNSSEATKRSSAGKYESAMQSKAPIYTGAPDDSDMEVGGP is encoded by the exons ATGGCCAGCAAATTCGCAAAATTTGGCAAAGTCCTGCTGCGTCGCCGGGCTTTAAACAGCTCTGGTGAAGAGTCCCAGTTTGCCCGTTGTCTCTCTACCCTGGACCTCATCGCCCTGGGTGTGGGCTCCACACTGGGTGCTGGTGTGTACGTCCTTGCCGGCGAAGTTGCACGAGAAAAGGCGGGACCCGCAATTGTCCTTTGCTTCCTCATCGCTGCTCTGTCATCCATGCTCGCTGGCCTGTGTTACGCTGAATTTGGTGCTCGTGTTCCCAAAACGGGTTCTGCATACCTTTACAGCTACGTAACGGTTGGAGAAATCTGGGCCTTCATCACGGGGTGGAACCTCATCCTCTCCTATGTCATAG GTACAGCCAGTGTGGCAAGGGCGTGGAGCTCCAATTTTGACAACCTGGTTGAACAAAAGATCTCTGGCTTCTTTAAATCCTCGATGTCAATGAAAGTGCCAGGAGGAGTGTTGGCAGAGTACCCTGACCTGTtcgccctcatcctcatcctacTGCTAACTG GTCTTCTGGCTTTTGGCGTGAGTGAGTCAGCCCTGGTGAATAAGATCTTCACGGGCATTAATCTAGTGGTTCTTGGCTTCGTCATCATCTCCGGCTTTGTTAAGGGAGATGTGACTAATTGGAACCTCACTGAGCAAGACTACATCACCTTCAAAAACTGGACCAACATCTCCAGAACTCA GATTGAGAAGGAATTTGGCTCGGGTGGTTTTGCTCCATTTGGACTCGCTGGCATCCTGTCTGGTGCTGCTACCTGCTTCTATGCTTTTGTGGGCTTTGACTGCATTGCAACTAcaa GTGAAGAAGCAAAGAACCCGATGCGCTCCATACCTATTGGCATCGTGGCATCACTGCTCATTTGTTTCTTTGCATATTTTGGCGTGTCTGCTGCTCTGACGATGATGATGCCCTACTACGCACTGAACATCCAGAGCCCCCTGCCTGAGGCCTTCACACACGTTGGCTGGGCACCTGCTAAATACATAGTGGCTGTGGGCTCTCTCTGTGCTCTGTCTACCAG tctGCTCGGCTCGATGTTTCCCATGCCTCGTGTTATCTATGCTATGGCAGAGGACGGACTGCTGTTCCGTTTCTTGTCCCGGATGAATACTCGCACGAAAACTCCTGCCCTGGCAACTGTAGTTTCTGGCATTGTTGCAG CTCTGATGGCTTTCCTGTTTGATTTGGGAGCTCTGGTTGACCTCATGTCCATTGGAACTCTGTTGGCTTACTCTTTAGTGGCTATCTGTGTCCTCATCCTCAG GTACCAGCCGAGCGACCTGAATACATCCAGCCAGATGGAGAAGCTGGTGGAGCTGGTGGAAGGGGAGAAGGTGGCTGTAGGTGGAGGGGACAATGGTGAAGATTACAGCATGGAGACTGAGGGGAGGCCGCTCCGAGAGACCTTCTCTTTCAAGATGCTCCTCTGCCCAAGCAGAAATATCCCAACAAAGATCTCTGGGAACATTGTCTATATTACCACTGCTGTCATTT cGGTCTTTATCACTATACTGTGCGTCATCCTGGCCACCTGGCTGGAAGAGATTCTATCCGGTCATGCAGGCGTGCTGGTGGcctgtgtcttttttgttttgctctgtGGCGCCTGCGTCATCATCATCTGGAGGCAGCCTGAAAGCAAAGAGGCCATCAACTTCAAG GTTCCTCTGCTTCCTTGGTTGCCACTGTTCAGTGTCTTTGTCAACATCTACCTCATGATGCAGCTGGACCAGAGCACATGGATCCGCTTCGCCATCTGGATGATTATTG GTTTTGCCATATACTTCTTCTATGGTATTAAGAACAGCAGTGAAGCCACCAAGAGGTCCTCTGCTGGAAAATATGAGTCTGCTATGCAAAGCAAGGCCCCAATTTACACAGGCGCTCCTGACGACAGTGATATGGAAGTGGGCGGCCCCTGA